A region of Diadema setosum chromosome 15, eeDiaSeto1, whole genome shotgun sequence DNA encodes the following proteins:
- the LOC140239076 gene encoding F-box only protein 6-like, giving the protein MFRTENRDGRQEGSAPGSQVDEAVESHGVDTDREGTVEGWIDALPFEVLQRILLFVPECNLKECLTVSSVWCKAITEATFWKTKCLYLDRYVVEYVAPYPPDDWREFYFKRPFGRNLIKNCSGQDSRDKRDMASWTVLGNGGDGWLVETKCPGSGTMPEELLSLSNGDPKSFATSYGQCAREQIIDLLAEGFTEEMLDELQPPIFVSEWYAARFDCGNTLEIRVRLLRDRPKVHEVTPRDRRHRRRQRQDELVEQDKSDNEVDCFTFGPLRTEQWADKSWKQTCHWFKDYGPGVRFIQFWDYSKDTQFWAGHYGSKMAGAEVRFMTTEPEEQTS; this is encoded by the exons ATGTTTCGGACTGAGAATCGAGATGGGAGACAGGAGGGCAGTGCTCCGGGATCACAAGTGGACGAGGCTGTGGAGAGTCACGGAGTGGACACTGACCGAGAGGGGACAGTGGAAGGATGGATTGATGCCCTACCCTTCGAGGTCTTGCAGAGAATCCTGCTGTTTGTTCCCGAATGCAACCTGAAAGAATGCTTGACCGTCTCGTCTGTGTGGTGTAAAGCCATCACTGAGGCAACCTTCTGGAAGACGAAGTGCCTTTATTTGGACCGGTATGTCGTGGAGTATGTGGCACCCTACCCGCCTGATGACTGGCGTGAATTTTACTTCAAACGGCCATTCGGGAGAAACCTCATCAAAAACTGCAGTGGCCAAG ATAGTAGAGACAAGAGAGACATGGCAAGTTGGACAGTGTTAGGAAATGGTGGAGATGGTTGGCTCGTTGAAACCAAGTGTCCGGGATCTGGGACAATGCCAGAGGAGCTCCTTAGCCTTAGCAATGGCGACCCAAAGAGCTTTGCAACATCCTACGGCCAGTGCGCCAGGGAGCAGATCATTGACCTTTTGGCCGAGGGTTTCACCGAGGAGATGTTGGATGAACTTCAGCCTCCGATATTTGTATCAGAATG GTATGCTGCCAGATTTGACTGCGGCAACACGCTCGAGATCCGGGTACGGCTCCTGAGGGACAGACCTAAGGTCCATGAGGTTACACCGAGGGATAGAAGGCATCGACGCAGGCAGAGACAAGATGAACTTGTGGAACAAGACAAGTCAGATAACGAGGTTGACTGCTTCACCTTTGGTCCTCTACGCACAGAGCAATGGGCAGATAAATCATGGAAACAG ACTTGCCACTGGTTCAAAGATTACGGGCCAGGTGTTCGCTTCATACAATTTTGGGACTACAGCAAGGATACTCAATTCTGGGCGGGTCACTATGGAAGCAAAATGGCAGGAGCCGAGGTGCGGTTCATGACGACGGAACCAGAGGAGCAGACATCATGA